In Streptomyces paludis, the genomic stretch CGCAGCGGTACGGGCCCGCCCACCTCGGGCCGTATCCGGCTGAGCATGCCGCCGGTCCGCCCCATGGACACCGGTACGGGCATGAGCACCACCGGCATCAGGGAGGCGGCCGGCGCCGGCGCGGCGCTCGGCTCCACGCTCATCACCGAGGCCACCCAGTGGTACCGGCAGGCCGCCGCGCGCGGCCACCGCCGGGCCGCGCTGCACCTCGGCGCGATCCTGGAGAAGCGCGGCGAACTCAAAGAGGCCGGCCGCTGGTATCTCAGCGCCGCCCGGGACGGCGAGTCACGCGCCGCGTGCGCCCTCGGCTTCCTGCTGCGCGACGCCGGTGACGAGGAGAGCGCCGCCGTCTGGTGGCTGCGCGCCGCACAGGAGGGCGACGGGAACGCCGCCAACGCCCTCGGCGCGCTCCACGCGGCCCGCGGCGAGCAGCAGACCGCCGAGCGCTGGTACCGGGCCGCCATGGACGCGGGCGACGTCAACGGCGCGTACAACCTGGGCCTGCTCTGCGCCGCCCAGGACCGTACGGCCCAGGCCGAGCAGTGGTACCGGCGCGCCGCGTACGCGGGCCACCGCGAGGCCGCCAACGCGCTCGCCGTCCTGCTGCTCCAGGCCGACGACCCGACGGGCGCCGAGCCGTGGTTCTCCAAGGCCGCCGAGGCGGGCAGCGTGGACGCCGCGTTCAACCTGGGGATCCTCTACGCGGGCCGGGACGACGACGGCGCGGCCCTGAGCTGGTACGAGCGCGCCGCCGCGGCCGGCCACACCGAGGCCGCCCTCCAGGTCGGCATCGCCTGCCTGCGGGACGGCGACGACCGCTCCGCCGAGCGCCATCTGCGCTGTGCGGCCGGCGGCGGCAGCGCGGAGGCCGCCTTCCGGCTCGCCACCGTGCTCGACGCGCGCCAGCCCCCGCCGGGCCCGCCCGCACTCGGGGAGCCGCACACGGTGAAGAGCGAGTGCGAGCAGTGGTACGAGCGCGCCGCCGAGCAGGGACACCGCCGCGCCCAGGTCCGGGTCGGCATGCTCGCCGCCGCGCGCGGGGACAACGCGAACGCCGCGCGCTGGTACCGGGAGGCGGCGGAGGCGGGCAGCCGCAACGGCGCCTTCAACCTCGGGCTGCTGCTCGCCCGCGAGGGCGGCGAGCGCGAGGCCGCCCTGTGGTGGACCCGCGCGGCCCAGGCCGGCCACGGCCGCGCCGCCCTGCGCCTCGCCCTGCTGGCCGCCCGCAGGGGCGAGCTGACCGAGGGGCAGCGCTGGTGCGCGCGCGCCGTCGAGCTGGGCCCCGCCGAGGTCGCGGAGCGGGCCGCCCGGCTCCGCGAGGCGCTCCACCAGGAGCTGACCGCGTAGCGCTCATATGAATTTGCGCTGGTCGGCGGGGTGACGTAATGTTGCATTCAACGGCGCGGGGTGGAGCAGCTCGGTAGCTCGCTGGGCTCATAACCCAGAGGTCGCAGGTTCAAATCCTGTCCCCGCTACTGAAATCGAAGGCCCGGATCTCACAAGAGATCCGGGCCTTCGATCATTTCCAAGAACGTAGAGAAGCGCCGCCACCTGTTGGGTGACGGCGCTCTCTGGAGCGGGAGGGCCGGGCTGGCCTATGCCGAAGCGCAGTTCGGACAGATGCCGCGGTACGTGACCTCGACGCCCGAGATCGTGAAGCCGAAGCGCTCCCCGTCGGGCAGATCGGCCAGCGGGTCGCCCGCCGGGTGGACGTCCCGGATCGCGCCGCACCGCGCGCACACCAGGTGGTGGTGCGGCCGGTGCGCGTTCGGGTCGTACCGCTTGGCGCGGCGGTCCGTGGTGACCTCGATGATCTCGCCGAGCGTGACCATCTCACCGAGGGTGTTGTAGACGGTCGCGCGGGAGATCTCCGGCAGCCGGGCGACGGCGCGCGCGTGCACCTCGTCGGCGGTCAGATGGACATGGTCCCCGTCGAGCACCTCGGCGACGACACGACGCTGAGCCGTCATGCGCCAGCCGCGTCCGCGAAGTCGTTCCAGCAGGTCACTCATGGGGGTCAGCCTAACAGTGAGGGGCCGCGTCCCGAACGAGTGCGACTTTGGACCTGGCCTCAGTCTGGACCAGGTCCATGGTGATGGTCAGACATCGGCCAGCACGGCCACCTCCCGTCGGGCCGGTGCCCAGCAGCGGATGATGTCACGTACGGAGACGATGCCGACCGGCTCGTGGTCGTCGAGGACGATCAGATGCCGGAAGCCGCCCGACGACATGGCCGCCGCGGCTTCCTCCAGCGTCCAGACCGGCGCCGCGAAGACGACGGCGTTCGTGGTGTGCGAGCAGGCGGTCTCCGTGTCGGGACTCTGGCCCGCGCCGAGCGAGTTGAGGATGTCGCGCTCGGTGAGGATGCCGATGCCGCAGTGGTCGGTGTCGAGGACGACGGCGGCGCCGACGCGGCGCGCCGACATCAGCCGGGCCGCCTGGCGGAGCGTATGCGTGGGCCCGATGGTCAGGACCACCGAACTCATGGCGTCACGGACAAGCATGGGTGGAGCCACCTCCTGGGAGGGAGTGGGGGAGCCCCTGAGAGAACGAGGGGAACGAGAAATGATTCACAAGTTCACAAGTGGGGGGACTCTCAGAGTCGCACTCTTGGGCTGACTCAACAAGAGGTGGCAGGGAGCGGAGGGGGGTGGAGCCGGGGCGCCCGAATGTACGACAAACCACCGAAAAGGCGCGGTGGCGCCTCCCGGTGGGGGCGTACCGCGCATGACAGGAGCGGCGCCCCCGTCAACCGGCGGCGCCCCCGTCGACCCGCGCCGTCAGTAGCGCTGGTTCAGATACCCGAGCAGCTCCTCGTGGAGCACCCCGTTCGACGCCGCCGCGTTGCCGCTGTGCGGGCCCGGGCGGCCGTCCAGGCCGGTGAAGCTGCCGCCCGCCTCCTGGACGACGATCGCCGTCGCGGCCATGTCCCACAGCGACAGCTCGGGCTCGGCGCAGATGTCCACCGAGCCCTCCGCGACCATCATGTACGGCCAGAAGTCGCCATACCCGCGCGTGCGCCAGCACGCTCTGGTCAGATCCAGGAAGCCGTCCAGCCGCCCCTGCTCCTCCCAGCCGGTCAGCGAGGAGTACGCGAACGACGCGTCCCGGATGTGCGCCACTTTCGAGACACGCAGCGGGGTCGCCGATGTCAGACTCCGCCCGGTGTACGCGCCGCCGCCCTTCGCCGCCCACCAGCGCCGGCCCAGCGCCGGCGCCGAGACCACGCCGACGACCGGCTCGTACCCGCCCTCGGCGGCCACCATCAGCGAGATCAGGGTCGCCCATACGGGGACGCCCCGGACGTAGTTCTTGGTGCCGTCGATCGGGTCGATGACCCAGCGGCGCGGGCCCGTGCCCTCGATGCCGTACTCCTCGCCCAGGATCGCGTCGCGCGGCCGTGCCCGCTGGAGGTTGCCGCGGATCAGCTCCTCGGCCGCCTTGTCGGCCTCGCTCACCGGGGTCATGTCCGGTTTGGTCTCGACCTTGAGATCCAGGGCCTTGAACCGGTCCATGGTCACGGCGTCGGCGGCGTCCGCCAGGACATGGGCGAGACGCAGGTCATCGTGGTAATCGGGCATGGGCGTCACAGTAGCGAGCGCCCGCCCCTCCGGGCCACGGGGTCCGCTCCGTGGAAAGCGCACGCCGCCCGGTGGGGGTCAGGTGTGGATATGGCGTGCGATGCGGCGTGAACTCGACGACGGTCTTGACAGACAGCGACGGCCCGTCAACTCTGAGCGCATATTTATGAGTGCATATTCCAATTCGCAGAGCCGATTACCCAGCCGAGCCACGAGCAGAACGGCCCCGGAGACAACGATGCCAACAGCGCGAGAAGCCCTGCTCGACGCCGCCCTCTCCGCTCTCACGGACCTGCCCTGGTCCGCCGTCAGGATGGTCGACGTCGCGTCGGCAGCCGGGCTCTCCCGGCAGACCCTGTACAACGAATTCGGCAGCAAGGACGGGCTGGCCCGCGCGCTGCTGCGCCGCGAGGCGGACCGCTATCTGTACGGCGTGGAACGGCTGCTGAGGGAGCGCGCCGACGCCGCGGACCGGCTGGTGGCCGTCGCCGAGTGGACCGTCGTCGAGGGCCGCTCCAGGCCGCTGCTGCGGGCGCTGCTCACCGGCTGCTGGAACGAGTGGCTGCCGCGGCCCCGGCCCGTACGGCCCAGCGCCACGCCGTCCGTGGTCCCCGCCCAGCGCCGCGCCGACGCGGGCCCGCCGGCCGCCACGGAACTGGTCGCGC encodes the following:
- the hisN gene encoding histidinol-phosphatase, translating into MPDYHDDLRLAHVLADAADAVTMDRFKALDLKVETKPDMTPVSEADKAAEELIRGNLQRARPRDAILGEEYGIEGTGPRRWVIDPIDGTKNYVRGVPVWATLISLMVAAEGGYEPVVGVVSAPALGRRWWAAKGGGAYTGRSLTSATPLRVSKVAHIRDASFAYSSLTGWEEQGRLDGFLDLTRACWRTRGYGDFWPYMMVAEGSVDICAEPELSLWDMAATAIVVQEAGGSFTGLDGRPGPHSGNAAASNGVLHEELLGYLNQRY
- a CDS encoding tetratricopeptide repeat protein; amino-acid sequence: MENMGDRATLLETGRFVQRHEESADSAAGTAGTEETADAEARHRRAADAGDTASMSVLGALLLRRGDLDAAEPYLRAATAEGERAAANNLGVLLHQRGYVDEAAGWWRIAAVAGSAPAAHALGRHYRELGDDPAAEYWLRQSAEQGHALGAYALADLLEHRSDVGAERWLRAAADQGHREAAYRLARALERRARETARSGADVMYRSGTGPPTSGRIRLSMPPVRPMDTGTGMSTTGIREAAGAGAALGSTLITEATQWYRQAAARGHRRAALHLGAILEKRGELKEAGRWYLSAARDGESRAACALGFLLRDAGDEESAAVWWLRAAQEGDGNAANALGALHAARGEQQTAERWYRAAMDAGDVNGAYNLGLLCAAQDRTAQAEQWYRRAAYAGHREAANALAVLLLQADDPTGAEPWFSKAAEAGSVDAAFNLGILYAGRDDDGAALSWYERAAAAGHTEAALQVGIACLRDGDDRSAERHLRCAAGGGSAEAAFRLATVLDARQPPPGPPALGEPHTVKSECEQWYERAAEQGHRRAQVRVGMLAAARGDNANAARWYREAAEAGSRNGAFNLGLLLAREGGEREAALWWTRAAQAGHGRAALRLALLAARRGELTEGQRWCARAVELGPAEVAERAARLREALHQELTA
- a CDS encoding Fur family transcriptional regulator, which gives rise to MSDLLERLRGRGWRMTAQRRVVAEVLDGDHVHLTADEVHARAVARLPEISRATVYNTLGEMVTLGEIIEVTTDRRAKRYDPNAHRPHHHLVCARCGAIRDVHPAGDPLADLPDGERFGFTISGVEVTYRGICPNCASA
- a CDS encoding TetR/AcrR family transcriptional regulator gives rise to the protein MPTAREALLDAALSALTDLPWSAVRMVDVASAAGLSRQTLYNEFGSKDGLARALLRREADRYLYGVERLLRERADAADRLVAVAEWTVVEGRSRPLLRALLTGCWNEWLPRPRPVRPSATPSVVPAQRRADAGPPAATELVALVRDRSAAALGRRPPEPSRSERHERHERNEPPRPDHLRPDPVRGDPGRFGRVRLDQGRAELLHRCELAVRLALAHLVAPGGDSVGPLVRTAVTAVPSALLSAQSPRAGAR
- a CDS encoding CBS domain-containing protein, whose product is MLVRDAMSSVVLTIGPTHTLRQAARLMSARRVGAAVVLDTDHCGIGILTERDILNSLGAGQSPDTETACSHTTNAVVFAAPVWTLEEAAAAMSSGGFRHLIVLDDHEPVGIVSVRDIIRCWAPARREVAVLADV